One segment of Mycobacterium spongiae DNA contains the following:
- a CDS encoding PPE family protein, with the protein MANFAMLPPEINSLLMFTGAGSAPMLDAATAWGGLASEVGTAAASFSSLTSGLAGQAWQGAASAAMLAAAAPYARFLNAASANAAQAAGQARAAVSVFEAARAATIDPLAVVANRNSLVQLVVSNVFGQNAPAIAAVEGIYEEMWAADVAAMAGYHAGASAAVASLPGLALPPGLQQFLAGLPNLGNGNLGNANIGNGNIGFGNLGFGNSGEFNSGLTPGLPGNNNIGGGNNGNSNVGGGNIGDFNFGFGNHGVGNVGFGNAGPVDLSSGSLFGFSVAPGDNNMGIGNTGNNNVGLGNLGDGNFGGGNTGNANIGAGNTGNNNFGFGNTGSNNIGIGLSGDNQVGINLAGLLNSGSGNIGFGNSGTNNIGFFNSGDGNIGAFSAGTNTVFPGQINSFGFGNSGVGNLGFGNAGAGNFGFGNSGLLDTGFGNAGSLNTGGFNGNNVNTGFFNSGGANTGFGNGGHVNTGIGNAGNVNTGFGFTTSAGAVGIGATASSGFFNTGGGMSGVGNSGATAHSISGFFNSAAGALDNGVTSGLFNTGVTAAIGAFPSGALSGFNTGLFNTGTGNSGLFSLGQLVIQSGTAAAAAHLPALPALALPPGLQQVLADLPNLGNGNLGNANIGNGNIGFGNLGFGNSGEFNSGLTPGLPGNNNIGGGNNGNSNVGGGNIGDFNFGFGNHGVGNVGFGNAGPVDLSSGSLFGFSVAPGDNNMGIGNTGNNNVGLGNLGDGNFGGGNTGNANIGAGNTGNNNFGFGNTGSNNIGIGLTGDNQVGINLAGLLNSGSGNIGFGNSGTNNIGFFNSGDGNIGAFSAGTNTVFPGQINSFGFGNSGVGNLGFGNAGAGNFGFGNSGLLDTGFGNAGSLNTGGFNGNNVNTGFFNSGGANTGFGNGGHVNTGIGNAGNVNTGFGFTTSAGAVGIGATASSGFFNTGGGMSGVGNSGATAHSISGFFNSAAGALDNGVTSGLFNTGVTAAIGAFPSGELSGFNTGLFNTGTGNSGLFSLGQLIIQSGTAAAAAHLPALPALALPPGLQQVLADLPNLGNGNLGNANIGNGNIGFGNLGFGNSGEDSSVLLPTQPGNNNVGGGNNGNNNFGAGNHGDFNIGFGNNGVGNIGFGNGGPTDLSNPNLFTFTTTPGDNNMGIGNTGNNNVGLGNLGDGNFGGGNTGNANIGAGNTGNNNFGFGNTGSNNIGIGLTGDNQVGINLAGLLNSGSGNIGFGNSGTNNIGFFNSGDGNIGAFSAGTNTVFPGQINSLGFGNSGTGNFGFGNSGAGNFGFGNAGLLDTGFGNAGSLNTGGFNGNSLNTGFFNSGETNTGFGNGGHVNTGFGNAGNVNTGFGFATNAGQVGLVDPDNSGFFNSGGGVSGFFNTPSGGVVGGNISGFGNTASGGALNSGASSGFFNTGVTAAIGAFPSGELSGFNTGFFNTGTGNSGLFSLGQLIIQSGAAAAAAHLPALSLPPGLQQILADLSKAASASA; encoded by the coding sequence ATGGCGAATTTCGCGATGCTGCCACCGGAGATCAATTCATTGCTGATGTTCACGGGTGCGGGATCGGCACCCATGCTGGACGCGGCTACGGCCTGGGGCGGATTGGCGTCGGAGGTGGGGACCGCGGCGGCGTCGTTTTCATCGCTGACGTCGGGGTTGGCGGGTCAGGCGTGGCAGGGTGCGGCCTCGGCGGCGATGTTGGCCGCGGCCGCGCCCTATGCGAGGTTTCTGAATGCGGCCTCGGCCAACGCCGCGCAGGCGGCCGGGCAGGCGCGTGCGGCGGTGAGTGTGTTTGAGGCTGCGCGTGCGGCGACGATTGATCCGTTGGCGGTGGTGGCGAATCGGAACTCGTTGGTGCAGTTGGTGGTGTCGAACGTCTTTGGGCAGAACGCGCCGGCGATCGCCGCGGTTGAGGGCATTTATGAGGAGATGTGGGCGGCCGACGTGGCGGCCATGGCCGGGTATCACGCCGGGGCGTCGGCGGCGGTGGCTTCGCTTCCCGGGTTGGCTTTGCCGCCGGGTTTGCAGCAGTTCTTGGCGGGCCTGCCGAATCTGGGTAACGGGAATTTGGGTAACGCCAATATCGGCAACGGCAATATCGGGTTCGGCAACCTGGGGTTTGGCAACAGTGGTGAGTTCAACAGTGGGCTCACCCCGGGGTTGCCGGGTAACAACAACATTGGTGGGGGCAACAACGGCAACAGCAATGTGGGTGGCGGCAACATCGGTGATTTCAACTTCGGGTTCGGTAACCATGGTGTCGGTAATGTCGGGTTCGGCAACGCCGGCCCGGTGGATCTGTCCAGTGGGAGTCTGTTTGGTTTTTCGGTGGCGCCGGGCGATAACAACATGGGTATCGGTAACACCGGCAACAACAACGTCGGGTTGGGCAACCTCGGGGATGGCAACTTCGGTGGCGGTAACACCGGCAACGCCAACATCGGTGCCGGTAACACCGGCAACAACAACTTCGGGTTCGGCAACACCGGCAGCAACAACATCGGGATCGGGCTGTCCGGTGACAATCAGGTGGGGATCAACCTGGCCGGGTTGTTGAATTCGGGCAGCGGCAACATCGGTTTCGGCAACTCGGGCACCAACAACATCGGGTTCTTCAACTCTGGTGACGGCAATATCGGTGCCTTCAGCGCGGGTACGAATACGGTGTTCCCGGGTCAGATCAATAGTTTCGGGTTCGGCAACTCCGGTGTCGGCAATCTGGGCTTCGGCAACGCCGGTGCCGGCAACTTCGGGTTCGGGAACTCGGGGTTGTTGGATACCGGTTTCGGTAATGCGGGTTCGCTGAATACCGGCGGGTTCAATGGCAATAACGTCAACACCGGGTTTTTCAACTCCGGTGGGGCCAACACCGGGTTCGGTAACGGTGGTCATGTCAACACCGGGATCGGCAACGCGGGCAATGTGAACACCGGTTTCGGGTTCACCACCAGTGCCGGTGCGGTCGGTATTGGTGCCACCGCCAGTTCGGGGTTCTTCAACACCGGGGGCGGGATGTCGGGAGTGGGTAACTCCGGGGCGACCGCCCACAGTATCTCCGGGTTTTTCAACTCCGCCGCCGGTGCGTTGGATAACGGAGTGACCTCAGGCTTGTTCAACACCGGGGTGACCGCGGCGATCGGGGCCTTCCCCAGCGGTGCCCTCAGCGGGTTTAACACCGGCTTGTTCAACACCGGCACCGGCAACTCGGGCCTGTTCAGCCTCGGCCAACTCGTCATCCAATCCGGCACCGCCGCAGCCGCCGCCCACCTACCCGCCCTGCCCGCCCTGGCTTTGCCCCCGGGCCTGCAACAGGTCCTGGCCGACCTGCCGAATCTGGGTAACGGGAATTTGGGTAACGCCAATATCGGCAACGGCAATATCGGGTTCGGCAACCTGGGGTTCGGCAACAGTGGTGAGTTCAACAGTGGGCTCACCCCGGGGCTGCCGGGTAACAACAACATTGGTGGGGGCAACAACGGCAACAGCAATGTGGGTGGCGGCAACATCGGTGATTTCAACTTCGGGTTCGGTAACCATGGTGTCGGTAATGTCGGGTTCGGCAACGCCGGCCCGGTGGATCTGTCCAGTGGGAGTCTGTTTGGTTTTTCGGTGGCGCCGGGCGATAACAACATGGGTATCGGTAATACCGGCAACAACAACGTCGGGTTGGGCAACCTCGGGGATGGCAACTTCGGTGGCGGTAACACCGGCAACGCCAACATCGGTGCCGGCAACACCGGCAACAACAACTTCGGGTTCGGCAACACCGGCAGCAACAACATCGGGATCGGGCTGACCGGTGACAATCAGGTGGGGATCAACCTGGCCGGGTTGTTGAATTCGGGCAGCGGCAACATCGGTTTCGGCAACTCCGGCACCAACAACATCGGGTTCTTCAACTCTGGTGACGGCAATATCGGTGCCTTCAGCGCGGGGACGAATACGGTGTTCCCGGGCCAGATCAACAGTTTCGGGTTCGGCAACTCCGGTGTCGGCAATCTGGGCTTCGGCAACGCCGGTGCCGGCAACTTCGGGTTCGGGAACTCGGGGTTGTTGGATACCGGTTTCGGTAATGCGGGTTCGCTGAATACCGGCGGGTTCAATGGCAATAACGTCAACACCGGGTTTTTCAACTCCGGTGGGGCCAACACCGGGTTCGGTAACGGTGGTCATGTCAACACCGGGATCGGCAACGCGGGCAATGTGAACACCGGTTTCGGGTTCACCACCAGTGCCGGTGCGGTCGGTATTGGTGCCACGGCCAGTTCGGGGTTCTTCAACACCGGGGGCGGGATGTCGGGAGTGGGTAACTCCGGGGCGACCGCCCACAGTATCTCCGGGTTTTTCAACTCCGCCGCCGGTGCGTTGGATAACGGAGTGACCTCAGGCTTGTTCAACACCGGGGTGACCGCGGCGATCGGGGCCTTCCCCAGCGGTGAACTCAGCGGGTTTAACACCGGCTTGTTCAACACCGGCACCGGCAACTCGGGCCTGTTCAGCCTCGGCCAACTCATCATCCAATCCGGCACCGCCGCAGCCGCCGCCCACCTACCCGCCCTGCCCGCCCTGGCTTTGCCCCCGGGCCTGCAACAGGTCCTGGCCGACCTGCCGAATCTGGGTAACGGGAATTTGGGTAACGCCAATATCGGCAACGGCAATATCGGGTTCGGCAACCTGGGGTTCGGCAACAGCGGCGAGGACAGCAGTGTTCTCCTGCCTACGCAGCCGGGCAACAACAATGTTGGCGGCGGCAACAACGGCAACAACAACTTCGGCGCCGGCAACCACGGCGACTTCAACATCGGCTTCGGCAACAACGGTGTCGGCAACATCGGCTTCGGCAACGGTGGCCCGACCGACCTATCGAACCCGAACTTGTTCACCTTTACCACCACGCCGGGCGACAACAACATGGGTATCGGTAACACCGGCAACAACAACGTCGGGTTGGGCAACCTCGGGGATGGCAACTTCGGTGGCGGTAACACCGGCAACGCCAACATCGGTGCCGGCAACACCGGCAACAACAACTTCGGGTTCGGCAACACCGGCAGCAACAACATCGGGATCGGGCTCACCGGCGACAATCAGGTGGGGATCAACCTGGCCGGGTTGTTGAATTCGGGCAGCGGCAACATCGGTTTCGGCAACTCCGGCACCAACAACATCGGGTTCTTCAACTCTGGTGACGGCAACATCGGCGCCTTCAGCGCGGGCACCAACACCGTGTTCCCCGGCCAAATCAACAGCCTGGGCTTCGGGAACTCCGGCACCGGCAACTTCGGCTTCGGCAACTCCGGTGCCGGCAACTTCGGGTTCGGCAACGCAGGCCTGCTGGATACCGGTTTCGGCAACGCGGGCTCACTCAACACCGGCGGGTTCAATGGCAACAGTCTCAACACCGGGTTCTTCAACTCCGGTGAGACCAACACCGGGTTTGGTAACGGCGGCCATGTCAACACCGGCTTTGGGAATGCGGGCAATGTGAACACCGGCTTCGGTTTCGCCACCAACGCCGGCCAAGTCGGCCTCGTTGACCCGGACAACTCCGGGTTCTTCAACAGCGGTGGCGGAGTCTCGGGCTTTTTCAACACGCCCAGCGGCGGTGTTGTGGGTGGCAATATCTCCGGTTTTGGCAACACGGCCAGCGGGGGAGCCTTGAACTCCGGGGCTAGCTCGGGCTTTTTCAACACCGGTGTCACGGCCGCCATTGGCGCCTTCCCCAGCGGTGAGCTCAGCGGGTTTAACACCGGCTTTTTCAACACCGGCACCGGCAACTCGGGTCTGTTCAGCCTCGGCCAGCTCATCATCCAATCCGGGGCCGCCGCAGCTGCCGCCCACCTACCCGCCCTGAGCCTGCCGCCAGGCCTACAACAGATCCTGGCCGACCTGTCCAAGGCGGCCAGCGCATCGGCGTAG
- a CDS encoding alpha-L-fucosidase, translating to MPEYEPTKDSVAAHPVPEWFENSKFGIFIHWGLYSVPGWAPLEADTQELMATKGPAYWLKHNPYAEWYQNTIQIPGSPSQVHHRETYGPDFTYDDFKPLFNKALKQFDPDSWADFFKQANARYVVLTTKHHDGFTMWPSRHANPHKDSWHASRDVVGDLTAAVRDRGIKMGLYYSGGYDWTFNPVVVNDLPGLASSLVQTDEYAQYADNHIRELINRYQPSVLWNDIGYPPQSNLAELFAHYYNQVPDGVINDRWAQLQLPKVPGVEPLVMGGLGLASALWKFLPDRVRVLDFPTGFHYDFRTPEYAQYDDTKPYKWESTRGVGHSFGNNRQEGPDEMLSLTDLARGFADLVSKNGNLLLGIGPYPDGTIPDLQAKLLADFGAWLDVTGEAYFDTGPWTVTTSIAPTATDGTELRFTQNADALYVTFLRAPGERRVGLRGLVGTSDTKVQLLGGGTLEHECTDDRITITFPDALDVWPAYAVKITPKPEPST from the coding sequence GTGCCTGAATACGAACCGACGAAAGATTCGGTCGCCGCGCATCCCGTACCTGAGTGGTTTGAGAACTCCAAATTCGGCATCTTCATCCACTGGGGGTTGTACTCGGTGCCCGGCTGGGCGCCGCTTGAGGCAGATACCCAGGAGCTGATGGCGACGAAGGGCCCCGCGTATTGGCTCAAACACAACCCCTACGCCGAGTGGTACCAGAACACGATCCAGATCCCGGGCAGCCCGTCACAGGTCCATCATCGCGAAACTTACGGCCCCGATTTCACTTACGACGATTTCAAGCCGTTGTTCAATAAGGCGCTGAAACAGTTCGATCCGGACTCTTGGGCCGATTTCTTCAAGCAAGCGAACGCACGCTACGTCGTGCTCACCACCAAACACCACGACGGTTTCACGATGTGGCCCAGCCGTCATGCCAACCCGCACAAGGACTCCTGGCATGCCAGCCGCGACGTGGTCGGCGACCTCACGGCCGCTGTCCGCGACCGAGGCATCAAGATGGGCCTGTACTACTCGGGTGGATACGATTGGACGTTTAACCCCGTGGTGGTCAATGACCTTCCGGGACTTGCGAGCTCGCTCGTACAGACCGACGAGTACGCGCAATACGCCGACAATCACATCCGTGAGCTCATCAACCGCTACCAGCCATCGGTGCTCTGGAACGACATCGGCTACCCACCCCAGTCCAACCTCGCCGAGTTGTTTGCGCACTACTACAACCAGGTACCCGATGGGGTCATCAACGACCGCTGGGCACAACTCCAGCTGCCCAAGGTCCCCGGCGTCGAACCTCTGGTGATGGGCGGTCTAGGCCTGGCCAGCGCACTGTGGAAGTTCCTGCCCGACCGAGTGCGGGTCCTCGACTTCCCAACCGGCTTCCACTACGACTTCCGCACGCCCGAGTACGCGCAGTACGACGACACCAAACCGTACAAATGGGAATCGACCCGCGGCGTGGGCCACTCGTTCGGGAACAACCGTCAGGAAGGGCCCGACGAGATGCTATCCCTGACCGATCTGGCCCGCGGCTTCGCCGACCTGGTCAGCAAGAACGGCAATCTGTTGCTGGGCATTGGCCCGTATCCCGACGGCACCATCCCGGACCTGCAAGCAAAACTGCTCGCTGACTTCGGCGCATGGCTTGACGTAACCGGTGAGGCGTATTTCGATACCGGGCCCTGGACCGTCACGACGTCAATCGCGCCGACCGCCACCGACGGCACCGAGCTCCGCTTCACCCAGAATGCCGACGCCCTGTATGTGACGTTCCTGCGCGCACCGGGCGAGCGCCGGGTGGGGCTGCGCGGACTCGTGGGGACCTCAGATACGAAGGTTCAGTTGCTCGGTGGTGGCACCCTGGAACACGAGTGCACCGACGACCGGATCACCATCACATTTCCCGACGCGCTGGACGTCTGGCCGGCCTACGCCGTTAAGATCACGCCGAAACCCGAGCCCTCGACGTAA
- a CDS encoding YqjF family protein, protein MTAIPDPPDTESGATAALAGYPVTPPPLRLPVTFDQRWAEVSFVHWPVRPESLDGMFPPGTRPDIFADGMTYVGLVPFRMSKTKLTTAVPIPYFGAFLETNVRLYSIDEAGRHGVLFRSLETARMAVVPLTRLVLGIPYSWARMRMTSSAERITYHSVRRWPRRGLRSQLTITIGDLVEPTPLETWLTARWGAHTRKAGRTWWVPNEHEPWPLRAATIIDLDDELIEASGVRPAGDRLRALFSPGVRTRFGRPCLVR, encoded by the coding sequence GTGACCGCCATACCCGATCCGCCTGACACCGAATCCGGTGCGACCGCCGCGCTCGCGGGGTACCCGGTCACCCCGCCGCCCCTGCGCTTGCCGGTGACCTTCGACCAGCGTTGGGCTGAAGTCAGTTTCGTCCATTGGCCGGTACGGCCCGAGAGCCTTGACGGGATGTTCCCGCCGGGGACACGCCCGGACATCTTCGCCGACGGGATGACCTATGTGGGGTTGGTCCCGTTTCGCATGAGCAAGACCAAACTGACCACCGCGGTACCGATCCCATACTTCGGAGCCTTCCTCGAGACCAACGTCCGGCTCTACTCGATTGACGAGGCGGGCCGTCATGGGGTCCTCTTCCGGTCACTGGAGACAGCTCGCATGGCAGTGGTGCCGCTCACGCGGCTAGTCCTCGGCATCCCGTACAGCTGGGCGAGGATGCGGATGACCAGCTCTGCCGAGCGCATTACGTATCACAGCGTGCGGCGCTGGCCCCGGCGTGGCCTGCGCAGCCAGCTGACAATCACCATCGGCGACCTGGTCGAGCCGACTCCGTTGGAGACCTGGCTTACCGCCCGCTGGGGCGCGCACACTCGCAAGGCTGGCCGGACGTGGTGGGTACCCAATGAGCATGAACCATGGCCGCTGCGTGCCGCGACGATCATCGACCTCGATGACGAGCTGATCGAGGCAAGCGGAGTGCGACCGGCTGGCGATCGCCTGCGCGCCCTGTTTTCACCCGGCGTGCGAACCCGTTTCGGACGCCCCTGTCTGGTTCGGTAA
- a CDS encoding SDR family oxidoreductase, producing MTVLDLFDLRGKTALVTGASSGIGKKVALAYAQAGARVAIAARHTDAVAEAVDEIVAAGGTALPICCDVTQPDQVARMVDQVITDMGGIDIAVCNAGIIAVTPLLDMSRDEFERIQATNVTGVFLTAQAAARAMVKQGHGGAIINTASMSGHIINVPQHVGHYCTSKAAVIHLTKAMAVEFAPHGIRVNSVSPGYILTELVEPLAEYHRLWEPKIPMGRMGRPEELTGLYLYLASEASSYMTGSDIVIDGGYTCP from the coding sequence ATGACTGTGTTGGACCTGTTCGATTTGCGCGGTAAGACAGCCCTGGTAACTGGCGCGTCCAGCGGCATCGGCAAGAAGGTGGCGTTAGCCTACGCCCAAGCCGGGGCGCGCGTGGCCATTGCTGCGAGGCACACCGATGCTGTGGCAGAGGCGGTAGACGAGATTGTTGCCGCAGGCGGTACGGCCTTGCCCATATGTTGCGATGTCACGCAACCCGATCAGGTGGCCCGGATGGTCGACCAGGTGATCACAGACATGGGTGGGATCGATATCGCGGTGTGCAATGCCGGCATCATCGCGGTCACCCCGTTGCTGGACATGAGTCGTGATGAGTTCGAGCGGATCCAGGCGACCAACGTGACCGGGGTGTTCCTCACTGCCCAAGCCGCGGCGAGGGCAATGGTCAAACAGGGCCACGGCGGGGCCATTATCAACACCGCATCGATGTCGGGGCACATCATCAACGTGCCACAACACGTGGGTCATTACTGTACGTCCAAGGCGGCGGTGATCCACTTGACCAAGGCCATGGCGGTAGAGTTCGCGCCGCACGGGATCCGGGTCAATAGTGTCAGTCCGGGCTATATCCTGACCGAACTCGTCGAACCGCTCGCCGAGTACCACCGGTTGTGGGAGCCCAAGATACCCATGGGGCGGATGGGCCGGCCCGAAGAACTCACCGGTCTCTATCTTTATTTGGCGAGCGAGGCCTCCAGCTACATGACCGGTTCAGACATCGTCATCGATGGTGGATACACCTGTCCCTGA
- a CDS encoding DJ-1/PfpI family protein, with protein sequence MTQIAFVAYPGFTALDMIGPYEVLRNLPQAEVRFVWHESGPITADSGVLVIGATHSLAETPSPDVVLVPGGPSTPVHARDEKLLEWLKQTHQVASWTTSVCSGSVILAAAGLLQGRRATSHWLTLPALKAFGAIPVADERIVHQDNIITSAGVSAGLDLGLRLAGEIGGEGCARAIQLAIEYDPQPPFDSGHMSKASATTKAAATKLLSKDSAQPANLKAATLLAWDRALAAVRSRRRNRRLAG encoded by the coding sequence ATGACCCAAATCGCGTTCGTGGCCTACCCGGGTTTCACCGCGCTGGACATGATTGGCCCGTACGAGGTGCTGCGCAATCTCCCGCAGGCCGAGGTGCGGTTTGTCTGGCACGAATCCGGACCGATCACCGCGGATTCCGGTGTGCTCGTGATCGGTGCGACGCACTCGCTGGCGGAAACGCCGTCGCCGGACGTGGTTCTTGTTCCGGGTGGCCCGTCGACTCCGGTCCATGCCCGCGACGAGAAACTTCTCGAGTGGTTGAAGCAGACCCACCAGGTGGCCAGCTGGACGACGTCGGTGTGTTCGGGATCGGTGATCCTGGCCGCGGCCGGTCTGCTCCAGGGGCGGCGTGCGACGTCGCATTGGCTGACACTTCCGGCACTGAAGGCGTTCGGTGCGATTCCCGTTGCCGACGAGCGGATTGTGCACCAGGACAACATCATCACCAGCGCGGGCGTTTCCGCGGGCCTCGACCTCGGACTGCGACTTGCCGGGGAGATCGGCGGCGAGGGCTGTGCGCGAGCGATTCAACTAGCGATCGAGTATGACCCGCAGCCGCCGTTCGACTCCGGGCATATGTCCAAGGCCTCGGCTACCACGAAAGCCGCCGCGACCAAGCTGCTTTCGAAAGACAGTGCCCAGCCAGCCAACCTCAAGGCCGCGACGTTGCTCGCGTGGGACCGCGCGCTTGCCGCAGTCCGGTCGCGACGACGCAATCGGCGCCTGGCCGGATAG
- a CDS encoding GlxA family transcriptional regulator, translated as MVRRVVIAGFPGVQALDVVGPFEVFAVASRLTGGAYEVALASVDHQPVTTGTGLALMTTPLPDPDQPVDTVLVPGGGGVNAARSNAQLIDWIRAVARNARRVVTVCTGAFLAAEAGLLDGHRVTTHWAFANRLAREFPTVEVDPDPIFIRSSQTVWTAAGVTAGIDLALTLVESDHSTEVAQKVARWLVLYLRRPGGQTQFAAPVWMPRASRTPIRMVQEAIEAEPGGSHTIDDLAQRAAMSPRHFTRVFTDEVGEAPGQYVERIRTEAARRQLEETNDTVVVIAGRCGFGTAETMRRNFIRRVGIPPDQYRKAFA; from the coding sequence ATGGTTCGAAGAGTGGTTATCGCAGGCTTCCCCGGCGTCCAAGCGCTCGACGTGGTGGGGCCATTTGAGGTATTCGCCGTCGCGTCGCGACTGACCGGCGGCGCATACGAGGTCGCGCTGGCTTCAGTCGACCACCAACCGGTGACCACCGGAACCGGCCTGGCTTTGATGACCACGCCGTTGCCGGATCCGGATCAGCCGGTGGACACGGTGTTGGTGCCGGGCGGCGGTGGGGTCAACGCAGCCCGTTCCAACGCCCAGCTGATCGACTGGATCAGGGCCGTCGCCCGGAATGCCCGTCGCGTCGTCACCGTCTGCACCGGTGCCTTTCTGGCGGCCGAGGCTGGGCTCCTCGATGGTCACCGGGTCACGACACATTGGGCTTTTGCCAACCGGTTGGCCCGCGAATTCCCCACTGTCGAGGTCGATCCCGACCCAATCTTCATCCGCAGCTCCCAGACGGTCTGGACGGCCGCGGGCGTGACGGCGGGCATCGATCTTGCGCTGACGCTGGTCGAGAGTGACCACAGCACCGAGGTTGCGCAGAAGGTCGCTCGCTGGCTCGTGCTGTACTTGCGCCGCCCGGGCGGCCAGACGCAGTTCGCGGCACCGGTGTGGATGCCACGGGCCAGCCGGACCCCCATCCGGATGGTGCAGGAAGCGATCGAGGCTGAACCGGGTGGCTCGCACACCATCGATGACCTGGCCCAGCGGGCTGCGATGAGCCCGCGCCACTTTACGCGGGTGTTCACCGACGAGGTGGGTGAGGCGCCCGGGCAGTACGTCGAACGCATCCGCACCGAAGCCGCCCGCAGGCAGTTGGAAGAGACCAACGACACCGTCGTGGTCATAGCCGGCCGTTGCGGCTTCGGTACCGCCGAAACTATGCGCCGCAACTTCATCCGGCGGGTCGGTATCCCACCGGATCAATACCGCAAGGCTTTCGCCTAG